The following coding sequences are from one Pseudonocardia sp. HH130630-07 window:
- a CDS encoding HARBI1 family protein, giving the protein MLSRLLAEERLRRGTRRGRRALDCDRHAVLVLRWFLDATRVAQLAADNQLSLSSTYRYLHEGIDVLAAAAPGLPGALLAARTAGHTHVHLDGTVIHTDRSRTPGPTPGVDLWWSGKHHVHGGNVQVLTAPDGWPLWTSPVRPGREHDTTCARGHPGLLDAIEDWTDDTHVVLADLGYDGENTRLTCPFKTPTGGGLSVDKRTVNTLHSAVRAVAERGNSLLKTTFKALRRVSFCPWRIGAITAAALVLLHVEHDRTT; this is encoded by the coding sequence ATGTTGTCGCGGCTGTTGGCCGAGGAACGCCTCCGGCGCGGGACCCGGCGCGGGCGCCGGGCGCTGGACTGTGACCGCCACGCGGTGCTGGTGCTGCGCTGGTTCCTCGACGCCACCCGGGTCGCTCAACTCGCCGCCGACAACCAGCTGAGCCTGTCGAGTACCTACCGCTACCTGCACGAAGGCATCGACGTCCTGGCCGCCGCCGCGCCTGGACTGCCCGGCGCGCTGCTCGCGGCCCGCACCGCCGGGCACACCCACGTTCACCTCGACGGCACCGTGATCCACACTGACCGCTCCCGCACTCCCGGACCGACCCCGGGAGTGGATCTGTGGTGGTCGGGCAAGCACCACGTCCACGGCGGGAACGTTCAGGTCCTCACCGCGCCTGACGGGTGGCCGTTGTGGACATCCCCGGTGCGCCCGGGCCGCGAGCACGACACCACCTGCGCCCGCGGCCACCCCGGCCTGCTCGACGCGATCGAGGACTGGACCGACGACACCCACGTCGTGCTCGCCGACCTCGGCTACGACGGTGAGAACACCCGCCTGACCTGCCCGTTCAAGACCCCCACCGGCGGTGGGCTGTCGGTGGACAAGCGCACCGTCAACACGCTGCACTCCGCCGTCAGGGCTGTGGCCGAACGCGGGAACTCCCTGCTCAAGACCACCTTCAAGGCGCTGCGTCGGGTCAGCTTCTGCCCCTGGCGGATCGGCGCGATCACCGCCGCCGCGCTCGTTCTCCTCCACGTCGAGCACGACCGAACCACATGA
- a CDS encoding LysM peptidoglycan-binding domain-containing protein: MARYRGKHRKPSTTGRAIARTAVAGAVLGAPMLAVVPANAATDSTWDELAQCESTGNWSANTGNGYHGGLQFSPTTWQAFGGGDYASSAHQASRTEQIAVAEKVLAEQGWNAWPSCSKKTGASGSATPRTVERDAGAQAPERTKLSAPASGGTYTVKSGDTLGRIAAAQGAGNWKDLLAKNPGLNGGQLIHPGQVLNL, translated from the coding sequence ATGGCTCGATACCGAGGCAAGCACCGCAAACCCAGTACCACCGGCCGGGCCATCGCCCGCACCGCCGTCGCCGGCGCCGTCCTCGGCGCCCCGATGCTCGCGGTCGTCCCGGCCAACGCCGCCACGGACTCCACCTGGGACGAGCTGGCCCAGTGCGAGAGCACCGGGAACTGGTCGGCGAACACCGGCAACGGCTACCACGGTGGGCTGCAGTTCAGCCCCACCACCTGGCAGGCCTTCGGTGGCGGCGACTACGCGTCGTCGGCGCACCAGGCCAGCCGCACCGAGCAGATCGCCGTCGCCGAGAAGGTGCTGGCCGAGCAGGGCTGGAACGCCTGGCCGTCGTGCTCGAAGAAGACCGGTGCCTCCGGCTCCGCCACGCCGCGCACCGTCGAGCGCGACGCCGGGGCCCAGGCCCCGGAGCGGACCAAGCTGAGCGCTCCCGCGTCCGGCGGCACGTACACCGTGAAGTCCGGCGACACGCTCGGCCGGATCGCCGCCGCGCAGGGCGCCGGCAACTGGAAGGACCTGCTCGCGAAGAACCCCGGTCTGAACGGCGGGCAGCTCATCCACCCGGGTCAGGTCCTGAACCTCTGA
- a CDS encoding nucleotidyltransferase family protein: MGTPKALVRLHGEPLAVRAVKALQAGGCGPVTVVLGARADDVTDVLRTAGLGTNDSDVGVVVAEDWDEGMGASLRRGLGALTHLPGTGAALVHLVDLPGVGPEAIARLVQGATHSSLRRAAYDGVGGHPVLLGRDHWSGVVGTAAGDAGARDYLAGRPDLELVECGDVAAPDDVDTPAQLRRLAGT; this comes from the coding sequence ATGGGCACTCCGAAGGCGCTGGTGCGGCTGCACGGCGAACCGCTGGCGGTACGTGCGGTGAAGGCGCTGCAGGCCGGTGGCTGCGGCCCGGTCACCGTGGTGCTCGGTGCCCGTGCCGACGACGTCACCGACGTGCTCCGCACCGCGGGCCTGGGCACGAACGACAGCGACGTGGGTGTCGTCGTCGCCGAGGACTGGGACGAGGGCATGGGCGCCTCGCTGCGCCGTGGGCTCGGCGCGCTGACCCACCTGCCCGGCACCGGGGCGGCGCTGGTGCACCTGGTCGACCTGCCCGGCGTCGGGCCGGAGGCGATCGCCCGGCTGGTGCAGGGCGCGACCCACTCGTCGTTGCGGCGGGCGGCCTACGACGGCGTCGGCGGGCACCCGGTGCTGCTCGGCCGGGACCACTGGTCCGGTGTGGTCGGGACGGCGGCCGGCGACGCGGGGGCCCGTGACTACCTCGCCGGGCGTCCGGACCTGGAGCTCGTCGAATGCGGCGACGTCGCCGCCCCGGACGACGTGGACACCCCGGCCCAGCTGCGCCGCCTCGCCGGCACCTGA
- a CDS encoding helicase-associated domain-containing protein, with protein MVQTSLVEWLREQDDGFLAALLRARPDLAVPPPADLTVLATRASIRASVQRACEDLGTVALTVLEALVLAGAGSGPVDGTTTERGPRWWLGAGVDGATFRAGLAPLRDLALAWGPDDGLAVIPAASEVVGQWPAGLGRDGSGVVATVALDELLAGVTSDERRVLEVLAQGPPIGRSRGASEGSGPVGALVSKGLLVRRDTETVELPRQVALALRGDRPMGRDVDVTRPDVTVRERDPKTVDGTGAGAALEFLRRVDKVLEMLGAEAPGVLRSGGFGVRELRRAAKAADTDEATAALILEILLGADLIGDTESLTPEWLPTPEADVWAAGPEESRWAVLARTWLELPRLPGVVGRRDEADKPVNALSDGPRRPPAPRDRRRILQALADLPDGTAVGSAEDLAQVLAWAAPRRGGRLRDEMVGWTVEEGTVIGVVALDAMTTAGRVLLDPATREARHPTEAAAALHAALPAPVEEILLQADLTAVAPGRLSADLAHELAVLADVESAGGATVYRFTEQSLRRALDTGRTAEDVREFLTARSRTPVPQTLTYLVDDVARRHGRLRGGAVASFLRSDEEVLLSEVLAHEGTRELGLRRIAPTVVVSALPLAEVLDGLRAAGFSPAAEDDGGAVLDLKARGRRAESRRRGANARTGGVVHDGTSVRAEELVERLRAGDALAGVRRSVAGRREATGSTGNLASLQAAVREGRTVWIGFVDAHGVAGDRVLAPTSVGGGVVEGRDIINGELRRIQLHRITAIAQVEST; from the coding sequence GTGGTGCAGACGTCGCTGGTCGAGTGGTTGCGGGAGCAGGACGACGGCTTCCTCGCCGCGCTGCTGCGCGCCCGCCCGGATCTCGCCGTGCCCCCGCCGGCCGACCTCACCGTGCTGGCGACCCGGGCGTCGATCCGGGCGTCGGTGCAGCGCGCCTGCGAGGACCTCGGCACCGTCGCGCTGACGGTGCTGGAGGCCCTGGTGCTGGCCGGTGCGGGCAGCGGCCCGGTGGACGGCACGACGACCGAGCGCGGCCCCCGCTGGTGGCTCGGCGCCGGGGTGGACGGGGCGACCTTCCGCGCCGGGCTCGCGCCGCTGCGGGACCTCGCCCTGGCCTGGGGCCCGGACGACGGGCTCGCCGTGATCCCCGCGGCGTCCGAGGTGGTCGGCCAGTGGCCCGCGGGCCTCGGCCGGGACGGGAGCGGCGTCGTCGCGACGGTGGCGCTGGACGAGCTGCTGGCCGGCGTCACCTCCGACGAGCGCCGGGTGCTGGAGGTGCTCGCCCAGGGACCGCCGATCGGGCGGTCCCGCGGAGCCTCGGAGGGATCCGGCCCGGTCGGCGCACTGGTGTCGAAGGGCCTGCTGGTGCGCCGCGACACCGAGACCGTCGAGCTGCCGCGCCAGGTGGCGCTCGCGCTGCGCGGGGACCGGCCGATGGGCCGGGACGTCGACGTCACCCGGCCGGACGTCACCGTGCGCGAGCGGGACCCGAAGACGGTCGACGGCACCGGGGCGGGCGCGGCGCTGGAGTTCCTGCGCCGGGTGGACAAGGTGCTCGAGATGCTGGGTGCCGAGGCGCCGGGGGTGCTGCGTTCCGGCGGGTTCGGAGTGCGCGAACTGCGCCGCGCGGCGAAGGCGGCGGACACCGACGAGGCCACCGCCGCGCTGATCCTGGAGATCCTGCTCGGCGCCGACCTGATCGGCGACACCGAGTCGCTGACGCCGGAGTGGCTGCCGACCCCGGAGGCCGACGTCTGGGCGGCCGGCCCCGAGGAGTCCCGCTGGGCGGTGCTGGCCAGGACGTGGCTGGAGCTGCCGCGGCTGCCCGGCGTCGTCGGCCGCCGGGACGAGGCCGACAAGCCGGTCAACGCGCTCTCCGACGGCCCGCGCCGGCCGCCCGCGCCGCGGGACCGGCGCCGGATCCTGCAGGCGCTCGCCGACCTGCCGGACGGGACGGCCGTCGGGTCGGCCGAGGACCTCGCGCAGGTGCTCGCCTGGGCGGCGCCCCGGCGCGGCGGCCGGCTCCGCGACGAGATGGTCGGCTGGACGGTCGAGGAGGGGACGGTCATCGGGGTCGTCGCGCTCGACGCGATGACCACCGCCGGGCGGGTGCTCCTGGACCCGGCGACCCGGGAGGCCCGGCACCCCACCGAGGCGGCCGCGGCCCTGCACGCCGCACTCCCCGCCCCGGTCGAGGAGATCCTGCTGCAGGCCGACCTCACCGCCGTCGCACCGGGCCGGTTGTCCGCGGACCTGGCGCACGAGCTCGCGGTGCTGGCCGACGTCGAATCCGCGGGTGGCGCGACGGTCTACCGCTTCACCGAGCAGAGCCTGCGCCGCGCGCTGGACACCGGCCGCACGGCCGAGGACGTGCGGGAGTTCCTGACCGCGCGCTCCCGGACCCCGGTGCCGCAGACGCTGACCTACCTCGTCGACGACGTCGCCCGCCGGCACGGACGGCTGCGCGGCGGCGCCGTGGCGAGCTTCCTGCGGTCCGACGAGGAGGTGCTGCTCTCCGAGGTGCTCGCGCACGAGGGCACCCGCGAGCTCGGGCTGCGCCGGATCGCGCCGACGGTCGTGGTGAGCGCCCTCCCGCTGGCCGAGGTGCTCGACGGCCTGCGTGCCGCCGGGTTCAGCCCGGCCGCGGAGGACGACGGGGGCGCGGTCCTGGACCTCAAGGCACGCGGCCGTCGTGCGGAGTCGCGGCGGCGCGGGGCCAACGCCCGTACCGGCGGTGTCGTGCACGACGGGACCTCCGTGCGGGCCGAGGAGCTCGTCGAACGGCTGCGGGCCGGGGACGCGCTCGCCGGGGTGCGGCGCAGCGTCGCGGGACGGCGCGAGGCCACCGGCTCCACCGGCAATCTCGCCTCGTTGCAGGCGGCGGTGCGCGAGGGGCGGACCGTCTGGATCGGCTTCGTCGACGCCCACGGTGTGGCCGGCGACCGGGTGCTGGCGCCGACATCGGTCGGTGGCGGCGTCGTCGAGGGCCGGGACATCATCAACGGTGAGCTGCGCCGGATCCAGCTGCACCGGATCACGGCCATCGCCCAGGTCGAGTCGACCTAG
- a CDS encoding FAD-dependent monooxygenase, producing the protein MRESLGITRSGPGPVGEPGVSVCFRADLGDVLGGRAFNLCRIDHPAATGALASVDGRYRWVFMTGAPPGADPATRDWPAVLRNAIGAPVPDLEVVDVLAWRPESLVADRFGVGRVFLVGDAAHVMPPWAAMGANTGIADAHGLGWMLATVLHGEAGPALLDAHDAERRPAAVFVADQSTRRAGRVHGPDAAPDPALADPFVLAAGGTQYLAGAVRHGGRPDPEPVTTFAPAGRVGTRVPHRRLPGGRSTLDLAGPGWAVLTGDDGGADFLGPRECVLLRPDGVVAWRGDDPAAAWRVRAELLAAGAGD; encoded by the coding sequence GTGCGCGAGTCGCTCGGCATCACCCGCTCCGGTCCCGGGCCGGTCGGCGAGCCCGGCGTCTCGGTCTGCTTCCGGGCCGATCTCGGCGACGTCCTCGGCGGGCGCGCGTTCAACCTCTGCCGGATCGACCATCCGGCGGCCACCGGCGCGCTGGCCTCGGTCGACGGGCGGTACCGGTGGGTGTTCATGACCGGTGCCCCGCCGGGGGCGGATCCGGCCACCCGGGACTGGCCGGCCGTTCTGCGGAACGCGATCGGCGCACCCGTGCCGGACCTGGAGGTGGTCGACGTGCTCGCCTGGCGGCCCGAGTCGCTGGTCGCGGACCGGTTCGGCGTGGGCCGGGTGTTCCTGGTCGGGGACGCCGCACACGTCATGCCGCCCTGGGCCGCGATGGGTGCCAACACCGGCATCGCGGACGCGCACGGTCTCGGCTGGATGCTCGCCACCGTCCTGCACGGGGAGGCCGGTCCCGCGCTGCTCGACGCCCACGACGCCGAACGCCGTCCGGCCGCGGTCTTCGTCGCCGACCAGTCGACCCGGCGGGCCGGGCGCGTGCACGGGCCGGACGCGGCGCCCGATCCGGCGCTCGCCGACCCGTTCGTGCTCGCCGCGGGCGGCACCCAGTACCTGGCGGGCGCGGTCCGGCACGGCGGGCGTCCCGATCCCGAACCGGTCACCACGTTCGCCCCCGCCGGGCGGGTCGGCACCCGGGTACCGCACCGCAGGCTCCCCGGCGGCCGGTCCACCCTGGACCTCGCCGGCCCCGGCTGGGCGGTGCTCACCGGCGACGACGGCGGCGCCGACTTCCTCGGCCCGCGGGAGTGCGTGCTGCTGCGCCCCGACGGCGTCGTCGCCTGGCGCGGCGACGATCCGGCCGCGGCGTGGCGGGTGCGGGCCGAACTGCTCGCCGCCGGGGCCGGCGACTAG
- a CDS encoding alpha/beta hydrolase: MRIDVTFPSNGLALAGTLLLPDAPAGRPFPAVVVGHPSGGVKEQTASIYAGRLVRAGFATLVFDAAYQGESEGEPRGLEDPFQRAEDVKAAVGYLSARDDVDPGRIGALGICASGGYVPYAAQTDLRIRAVATVSAGDLGTVMRDGLGGGQSPETTRALLERAGAARTAEARGEGIHRQEWITDAVDAETYEYYRTPRGHHPRAVQPWPVRNLDQIIQYDSYALVRLIAPRPLLMIVGSAADTAYISRAAVERAAEPKRLVVVDGATHVSLYDVDEHVTAAVAELAPFFATHLAAPGAA, from the coding sequence ATGCGGATCGACGTGACCTTCCCGAGCAACGGCCTCGCGCTGGCCGGGACCCTCCTCCTGCCCGACGCGCCCGCCGGGCGACCGTTCCCGGCCGTCGTCGTCGGCCATCCGAGCGGCGGGGTCAAGGAGCAGACGGCGAGCATCTACGCCGGACGCCTGGTCCGCGCGGGGTTCGCCACGCTGGTGTTCGACGCCGCGTACCAGGGCGAGAGCGAGGGCGAACCCCGTGGCCTGGAGGACCCGTTCCAGCGGGCCGAGGACGTGAAGGCCGCGGTCGGTTACCTGAGCGCGCGCGACGACGTCGATCCGGGCCGGATCGGCGCGCTGGGGATCTGCGCCTCCGGCGGGTACGTGCCCTACGCCGCCCAGACCGACCTGCGGATCCGGGCGGTGGCCACGGTGAGCGCGGGTGACCTGGGCACCGTCATGCGCGACGGGCTGGGCGGCGGCCAGAGCCCGGAGACGACGCGGGCGCTGCTCGAACGGGCCGGTGCCGCGCGCACCGCCGAGGCGCGGGGGGAGGGGATCCACCGGCAGGAGTGGATCACCGACGCCGTGGACGCGGAGACCTACGAGTACTACCGCACCCCGCGCGGACACCATCCGCGGGCGGTGCAGCCCTGGCCGGTGCGCAACCTCGACCAGATCATCCAGTACGACTCCTACGCCCTGGTCCGGCTCATCGCGCCGCGCCCGCTGCTGATGATCGTCGGGTCGGCGGCGGACACGGCCTACATCAGCCGGGCGGCCGTCGAACGAGCGGCCGAGCCGAAACGGCTGGTCGTGGTCGACGGCGCCACCCACGTGTCGCTCTACGACGTCGACGAGCACGTCACCGCCGCCGTCGCCGAACTGGCGCCGTTCTTCGCGACCCACCTGGCCGCGCCCGGGGCCGCCTGA
- a CDS encoding GTP-binding protein, producing MDSVGSRPQPHQAAAGPARAATMSAKIVVAGGFGVGKTTFVGSVSEIMPLTTEAVMTEASSSHDDLSATPNKRSTTVAMDFGRVSLDSDLVLYLFGTPGQQRFWFMWDDLVRGAIGAVVLVDTRRLADSFAAIDFFEDRSLPYVVGVNAFDGRLQHGLEDIREAMSIDPAVPMVVCDARQRQSTKETLIALVQHAMHQRMAAGAR from the coding sequence GTGGACTCCGTCGGCTCTAGGCCTCAGCCGCATCAAGCAGCTGCCGGCCCGGCCCGCGCGGCGACGATGTCGGCCAAGATCGTTGTGGCCGGCGGGTTCGGCGTCGGGAAGACCACGTTCGTCGGGTCGGTCTCGGAGATCATGCCGCTGACCACCGAAGCCGTGATGACCGAGGCGAGCTCGTCGCACGACGACCTCTCGGCCACCCCCAACAAGCGTTCGACGACGGTCGCGATGGACTTCGGCCGGGTCTCGCTGGACTCCGACCTCGTCCTGTACCTGTTCGGGACGCCGGGGCAGCAGCGCTTCTGGTTCATGTGGGACGACCTGGTCCGCGGCGCGATCGGCGCCGTCGTCCTGGTCGACACCCGCAGGCTGGCCGACTCGTTCGCGGCGATCGACTTCTTCGAGGACCGCAGTCTCCCCTACGTGGTGGGGGTGAACGCGTTCGACGGCCGCCTGCAGCACGGGCTGGAGGACATCCGGGAGGCGATGTCGATCGACCCGGCGGTGCCGATGGTCGTCTGCGACGCCCGGCAGCGGCAGTCGACCAAGGAGACGCTGATCGCCCTGGTCCAGCACGCGATGCACCAGCGGATGGCCGCCGGCGCCCGCTGA
- a CDS encoding DUF742 domain-containing protein — protein MTQDPGGSGPEPTFADVMNGFSLDSKRKPKKRRWGRDRQEDEQPEAPVDRPPAAPAPAPPPAPVEMTGPYGRGTNPQGYRPVPAEPEIVPPPPPPPPPGAPAPAPPAEGGASFVRPYAWTRGRTKSGYELAIETLVSVSNRALSQLEQLPMEHRSVADLLVEQTRSVAEVAALLSLPLGVARVLLGDMASSGTVTVHQTASTPGNVPDLALMERVLSGLRRL, from the coding sequence ATGACCCAGGACCCGGGGGGGTCTGGGCCCGAGCCCACGTTCGCCGACGTCATGAACGGGTTCAGCCTGGACTCGAAGCGCAAGCCGAAGAAGCGCCGCTGGGGACGCGACCGGCAGGAGGACGAGCAGCCGGAGGCCCCGGTGGACCGTCCGCCCGCCGCGCCCGCACCCGCACCTCCGCCCGCGCCGGTCGAGATGACCGGTCCGTACGGCCGCGGTACCAACCCGCAGGGCTACCGGCCGGTCCCGGCCGAGCCCGAGATCGTTCCACCCCCGCCGCCACCGCCACCGCCGGGCGCTCCGGCTCCGGCGCCACCGGCGGAGGGCGGTGCGTCCTTCGTCCGGCCCTATGCCTGGACGCGCGGGCGGACCAAGTCGGGCTACGAGCTTGCGATCGAGACCCTGGTCTCGGTCAGCAACCGTGCCCTCAGCCAGCTGGAACAGCTGCCGATGGAGCACCGTTCCGTCGCCGATCTCCTGGTCGAGCAGACCCGCTCGGTGGCGGAGGTCGCGGCGCTGCTGTCGCTTCCCCTGGGCGTGGCCCGGGTGTTGCTCGGGGACATGGCCTCGAGCGGCACGGTGACCGTTCACCAGACCGCGAGCACCCCCGGCAACGTGCCGGACCTCGCGCTGATGGAAAGGGTGTTGAGTGGACTCCGTCGGCTCTAG
- a CDS encoding roadblock/LC7 domain-containing protein — protein sequence MRPQQAQPSQSRFGWLVTNFAERVPGVAHAIVVSTDGLLLTASDRLPRDRADQLAAVASGLVSLTQGAARCFDAGGVVQTVVEMDRGIVLLMSISDGSCLAVLASPSCDIGLVGYEMTLLVDRVGQLLTPELRAELQGSFGP from the coding sequence GTGAGGCCACAGCAGGCACAGCCGAGCCAGAGCCGATTCGGCTGGCTGGTCACGAACTTCGCCGAGCGCGTACCGGGTGTCGCGCACGCGATCGTCGTCTCGACCGACGGGCTGCTGCTGACCGCGTCGGACCGGCTCCCCCGCGACCGCGCCGACCAGCTCGCCGCGGTGGCGTCCGGTCTGGTCAGCCTGACCCAGGGTGCCGCCCGCTGCTTCGACGCCGGCGGCGTGGTGCAGACGGTCGTGGAGATGGACCGCGGCATCGTGCTGCTCATGTCCATCAGCGACGGGTCGTGCCTCGCGGTGCTCGCGTCGCCGAGCTGCGACATCGGTCTGGTCGGCTACGAGATGACGCTGCTGGTCGACCGGGTCGGCCAGCTGCTCACCCCGGAGCTCCGCGCCGAGCTGCAGGGCTCGTTCGGGCCCTGA